GGAAAACACTTTTCCGCAGGCGTTTGTGGACCGCGTTAATCAAAAAGCCGTCGAGGGCATCACGGCCGAGTTCGTTCGCATCGAAGAGGTTGAGCAGGCCGTGGCCTCCGACTACGCCATCATTATCGACCGCATTTCGCAGGATGTGCCCTTCTACCGCGCCTTTCTCAAAAATGCCGCCCTTACCGGTACGGCCGTGATTAATAACCCCTTCTGGTGGAGCGCCGACGAGAAATTTTTCAATAATGCCCTGGCCGTGCAGCTAGGGGTGCCGGTGCCCAAGACCCTGCTGCTACCCAGCAAAGCCCGCCCCGATGACACCAACGAGAACTCATTTCGCAACCTAGCCATGTTCGACTGGCACAAGGCGTTTGAGAAAATCGGTTTCCCGGCCTTTATGAAGCCCCACGCTGGTGGCGGCTGGAAGAGTGTGTATAAAGTAGACAACCCCGACGAAGCCTGGCGCGCCTACGACGAAACCGGCCAGCTCGTCATGCTCTACCAAGAGGCTGTTGATTTTGAAGATTATTTCCGTTGCTACTGCCTCGGCGGCAAAGATGTGCTCATTATGCCCTATGAGCCGCGCAACGCTCCCCATCAGCGCTACCAAACCGAGATGAAAACCCGAGGCGAAGCTGGCGATAAGCTGCTTGCCACAATCAAGGACTACACCTTGCGCCTGTGCCAAGGCCTGGGCTATGACTTTAACACCGTGGAATTTGCGGTTCGCGGCGGCGTGCCGATTGCCATTGACTTCGGTAATCCCGCCCCCGATGCCGACCTTAATTCGGTAGGTCCCGAAAACTTTGAATGGGTAGTGGAGCACGCCGCCAAGCTGGCCATTGAGCGCGCCCAGGCCCAGAAGCCCGGCCAGGACAACCTTACCTGGGGCACCTTCGTGCAAAAGTCGGCCCGGCAAACGGCCATTTCCTCAGCCGACGGCACGGTCGAAGTAGGCGCTTTCGTGCACGAAACTAACGATTTGGGTACTAATCCACCCAAAGTTGTTAAGAAAGCCCCGGCCCCGAAGAAAGCGGCTGGTCCTGCCCCCGTAGCCCCAGGAGGCGAAGTGCCCAAGTCGGCTAAGAAAGCACCGGCGCCCAAGGTTGGCGCCCTAGCCCCAGCCAAAGCTAAAAAATCAGCAGCAAAAAAATCGTAACCGTCTTAGTCTGATTAATCACACTACGAAAAGGGCTGCCATCGCTGCTTGGTGGCAGCCCTTTTTGCGGCCATTCTCTTCCTTTAAGCAAACTTCGCCCACCTCTTCATTGCTGCTCACTTATGCCCCGGCCCGTTTTCACCCTTGGAATTGAAGAAGAGTTTCAAACTATCGACCCGGTTACGCGCGACCTTCGCTCGCACATGTCCAAAATTGTGGAGGATGGCAAAATCACTTTGCACGAGCAGGTAAAAGCCGAAATGCACGAGTCAGTGGTGGAAGTCGGTACCGTTATTTGCAAGAATATTCACGAAGCCCGCGATGAGGTAATACATCTGCGCCGCCAAGTAATTGAGCTAGCCGACCGCGTGGGCCTGAAAATTGCGGCCGCTGGCACTCATCCTTTCTCGCGCTGGCAAGACCAGCCCATTACGCCCGACGCCCGCTACGATAAAATCGTAGAAGAATTACAGGAGGCGGCGCGCTCTAACCTGGTTTTTGGCATGCATGTGCATATCGGCATCGAAAATCGTGACTTGGGCGTATATATGATGAATGCCCTGCGGTATTTCCTGCCGCACTTATTTGCCCTCAGCACCAATTCACCTTTTTGGGAAGGCCGCGAAACAGGCTATAAATCATTTAGAACTAAGGTCTTTGAGCGTTTTCCGCGCACCGGTATTCCAGGTTATTTTACGAGCGCTTCTGATTACGACGAATTTATTGCGCTGCTAATAAAAACCGGCTGCATCGATAACGGCAAGAAAATATGGTGGGATTTGCGTCTGCATCCGTTTTTCGACACCATCGAATACCGCATCTGCGACATGATGATGCGCGCCGATGAAACTATTGCCGTGGCCGCTGTAATGCAGGCGTTGGTAGCTAAAATCTATAAGCTCAAGTGCCAGAACCTAAATTTCCGGCTCTACCGTAGCGCACTCATTAAGGAAAATAAGTGGCGCGCCGCCCGCTATGGCATTGATGGGCAGCTTATTGACTTTGGTTCTCAGGAAGAAAAACCCGCCCGGCAGCTCATTCTGGAGTTACTCGATTTTGTTGATGATGTACTCGATGAGCTCGGCAGTCGCCACGAGGTAGAATACGTACTCAAAATGCTGGAAATGGGTACCGGGGCCGACCGGCAATTGGCGGTATTTCACCAAACCGGCGACCTCACCAAAGTCGTAGATTTCATTTTGCAGGAAACTACGCATGGCCTTTACTAACTCAGCTTAAAAAATAATTTGTATTTTAGTAATTAACAGGGTCATTTTTTAATTCACAATTTCTTATTTATGAGTCAATTTAAAGTTGCTATTCTAGATATGTACAATAACTTTCCTAATGAGGGAATGCGTTGTATCCGACAGCTACTACACCGAACCGAACTCAATCAAGGCATCAACTTCCATGTCGACACATTTAATGTCCGGGCAATTAACGAAGTTCCTGGCTTAGAATACGATATATATCTCTCCAGTGGCGGGCCGGGCAGCCCCCTAGCATCTACCGAGCCCTGGGAATCACTTTATTTTGGCTTTATCGATGCGCTCTTTGCCTATAACCAGCAAGCCGAGCGCAAGAAGCATTTACTACTTATTTGCCACTCGTTTCAGCTAGTAAGCCGGCATTTAGGACTAGGGGAAGTTAGTAAGCGCAAGTCTACTTCCTTTGGTGTATTGCCCGTGCACCTCACGGCTACCGGCCATCGCGACCCTCTTTTTGAAAAGCTGCCCAACCCATTTTTTGCCGTCGATTCAC
The genomic region above belongs to Hymenobacter sp. BRD128 and contains:
- a CDS encoding carboxylate-amine ligase, with the protein product MPRPVFTLGIEEEFQTIDPVTRDLRSHMSKIVEDGKITLHEQVKAEMHESVVEVGTVICKNIHEARDEVIHLRRQVIELADRVGLKIAAAGTHPFSRWQDQPITPDARYDKIVEELQEAARSNLVFGMHVHIGIENRDLGVYMMNALRYFLPHLFALSTNSPFWEGRETGYKSFRTKVFERFPRTGIPGYFTSASDYDEFIALLIKTGCIDNGKKIWWDLRLHPFFDTIEYRICDMMMRADETIAVAAVMQALVAKIYKLKCQNLNFRLYRSALIKENKWRAARYGIDGQLIDFGSQEEKPARQLILELLDFVDDVLDELGSRHEVEYVLKMLEMGTGADRQLAVFHQTGDLTKVVDFILQETTHGLY
- a CDS encoding type 1 glutamine amidotransferase produces the protein MSQFKVAILDMYNNFPNEGMRCIRQLLHRTELNQGINFHVDTFNVRAINEVPGLEYDIYLSSGGPGSPLASTEPWESLYFGFIDALFAYNQQAERKKHLLLICHSFQLVSRHLGLGEVSKRKSTSFGVLPVHLTATGHRDPLFEKLPNPFFAVDSRDYQLTGLYPERLSELGIEVLCLEKERPHVPLARAIMALRFSPEVVGTQFHPEADGEGMLRYMLTDERKQQVINAYGEDKYHEMVRLLATPGTIDVTENTIVPTFLQRALAALREPVLV
- a CDS encoding RimK family alpha-L-glutamate ligase produces the protein MKKIGILFGQENTFPQAFVDRVNQKAVEGITAEFVRIEEVEQAVASDYAIIIDRISQDVPFYRAFLKNAALTGTAVINNPFWWSADEKFFNNALAVQLGVPVPKTLLLPSKARPDDTNENSFRNLAMFDWHKAFEKIGFPAFMKPHAGGGWKSVYKVDNPDEAWRAYDETGQLVMLYQEAVDFEDYFRCYCLGGKDVLIMPYEPRNAPHQRYQTEMKTRGEAGDKLLATIKDYTLRLCQGLGYDFNTVEFAVRGGVPIAIDFGNPAPDADLNSVGPENFEWVVEHAAKLAIERAQAQKPGQDNLTWGTFVQKSARQTAISSADGTVEVGAFVHETNDLGTNPPKVVKKAPAPKKAAGPAPVAPGGEVPKSAKKAPAPKVGALAPAKAKKSAAKKS